The proteins below are encoded in one region of Bremerella sp. P1:
- a CDS encoding DUF502 domain-containing protein: MSSSNEPSHLPGEPHNNGILGWIVRTIFGGIVLVLPFAVMLAIVHYIFSLMNDYVVTPLAKLLLPKGFEDLFIYYWGPFVSIIAGLVFLFFMGLLFRTRVRNFLDWAFGKVPGVNTIYSAISDTAKALTGPPGLANVNTVVLVPFPHNDARMAGYLMTKSKQPNGRTLVAVYVPLVLFPPSGYTLVVPEEKIVYTDWPTKDVWKLLLSGGLTIPANIPFEPEEGINKVQTTSGEAAVDHNE, from the coding sequence TTGTCCAGCTCGAACGAACCGTCTCATCTACCGGGAGAACCCCATAACAACGGCATTCTCGGCTGGATCGTCCGGACGATCTTTGGCGGGATCGTGTTGGTTCTGCCGTTTGCCGTGATGCTGGCGATCGTGCATTACATCTTCAGCTTGATGAACGACTATGTCGTCACGCCGCTGGCGAAGCTGCTGCTTCCCAAGGGGTTCGAGGACCTGTTCATTTACTACTGGGGGCCATTCGTCTCGATCATCGCCGGCCTCGTGTTTCTATTCTTCATGGGGCTGTTGTTCCGCACGCGGGTACGAAACTTCTTGGACTGGGCATTCGGCAAAGTGCCTGGCGTGAACACTATCTATTCGGCCATCAGCGATACGGCCAAGGCGCTCACCGGCCCGCCGGGTCTGGCGAATGTCAACACGGTGGTTCTTGTGCCCTTCCCCCACAACGATGCCCGCATGGCCGGGTACCTGATGACCAAAAGCAAGCAGCCCAACGGGCGAACGCTGGTCGCCGTGTACGTTCCGCTGGTGTTGTTCCCGCCGTCTGGCTATACGCTTGTGGTGCCGGAAGAAAAGATCGTCTACACCGACTGGCCCACGAAAGATGTCTGGAAGCTATTGCTCTCGGGCGGGCTGACGATTCCGGCGAATATCCCCTTCGAACCGGAAGAAGGAATCAACAAGGTTCAGACCACCAGCGGCGAGGCGGCGGTGGATCATAACGAGTAG
- a CDS encoding glucoamylase family protein, with the protein MKRRTFLAAGLSLPLVMSGVLPRRAHSETISDSPTYDLRGETLVRDMQRRCYRYFLEAVDPKTQLVADRAAADGSNYSRHASSAACGFGLASHAIAAQYGWAPREEIRSRVRTMLHSLNELAAHEKGFVYHFFDIKTGKRAMRSEASSVDTALMLAGAMSASVAFEDDSEIGRLTDQLYNRVEWSWLLGENGCLHMGYLPEIGILPHQWDQFSEHLILSLLAIGAPSNPIPPSSWDAWRREPVLSFNGQEFLSYPPLFVHQYPMAFFDFQSYRAPSGRSFWNNAKIAHHAHVDFLTKLGQKYPERMGHYGADLWGITSSDSQHGYRDWGGPYKNDRVEPDREIDGTIVPSAAAGALAVMPQEALRTLEYQKARFGEKIYGHYGFVNAFNPANGWVNSDVIGIDTGISLVMAENMLTGGLWNLFMQHPAAQRGLKLAGFTPTGTTVLTSSK; encoded by the coding sequence GTGAAGCGTCGTACTTTCCTCGCGGCCGGCCTCTCGCTTCCTTTGGTGATGAGTGGAGTGCTGCCGCGCAGGGCACATTCCGAAACCATCTCCGATTCGCCCACTTACGATCTGCGGGGCGAAACGCTGGTCCGTGACATGCAGCGGCGCTGCTACCGGTACTTTCTGGAAGCGGTCGATCCCAAGACGCAGCTGGTGGCCGACCGAGCGGCGGCGGACGGAAGCAATTACAGTCGGCATGCCAGTAGTGCCGCATGCGGTTTCGGCCTGGCCTCGCACGCGATCGCGGCCCAGTATGGGTGGGCTCCGCGCGAAGAGATCCGAAGCCGAGTGCGGACCATGCTGCATTCGCTCAATGAACTCGCCGCGCACGAAAAGGGTTTCGTCTATCACTTCTTCGATATCAAAACCGGCAAACGAGCGATGCGCTCGGAAGCCTCGTCGGTCGATACGGCTTTGATGCTGGCCGGCGCGATGTCCGCTTCGGTCGCTTTCGAGGACGATTCTGAAATCGGCCGCCTGACCGATCAGCTTTACAACCGCGTCGAGTGGTCATGGCTGTTGGGTGAAAACGGTTGCCTGCACATGGGCTACCTGCCCGAGATTGGGATCTTGCCGCATCAGTGGGATCAGTTCAGCGAGCATCTGATCTTGTCGCTGCTGGCCATCGGTGCGCCTTCCAATCCAATTCCTCCATCGAGTTGGGATGCCTGGCGACGCGAACCGGTGCTGAGCTTCAACGGCCAGGAATTCCTCAGCTACCCGCCGTTGTTTGTGCATCAGTATCCGATGGCCTTCTTCGACTTCCAGAGCTACCGCGCCCCCAGTGGTCGCAGCTTCTGGAACAACGCGAAGATCGCCCATCACGCCCACGTCGACTTCCTCACGAAGCTAGGCCAGAAGTATCCCGAACGGATGGGGCACTACGGCGCCGATCTATGGGGCATCACCAGCAGCGACAGTCAGCATGGCTATCGCGATTGGGGCGGCCCTTATAAGAACGACCGCGTCGAGCCTGATCGCGAAATCGACGGCACAATCGTCCCGAGTGCCGCCGCCGGCGCGCTCGCTGTGATGCCGCAAGAAGCGCTGCGTACGCTCGAGTACCAGAAGGCTCGCTTCGGCGAAAAAATCTACGGGCACTACGGCTTCGTCAACGCGTTCAATCCGGCCAACGGCTGGGTGAACTCCGACGTGATCGGCATCGATACCGGCATCTCGCTGGTGATGGCCGAGAACATGCTGACCGGCGGTCTGTGGAACCTCTTCATGCAGCACCCGGCTGCCCAGCGCGGGTTGAAGCTGGCCGGCTTTACGCCCACCGGGACGACCGTGCTGACCAGTAGCAAGTAA
- a CDS encoding imm11 family protein: MFYKLEDDVDTYGGFFWEDKSNYMAFISSDPLGPKWKPPAIISPGLPKKILKLGPPDFGSVSPGMYLLKPHVYEALQPLWEDAGETYPAETSRGPYLLFHVTKQVDCLDRDQSKVWYSDEERTKVRSVSRYKFHEKAMQGSSLFRLPETYRLEAFTSQQVKDIALAEGFTGFFFEKLRLAD; encoded by the coding sequence ATGTTCTACAAACTCGAAGACGACGTCGACACGTACGGCGGATTCTTTTGGGAAGACAAGTCGAACTACATGGCTTTTATCTCATCCGATCCACTAGGCCCCAAGTGGAAACCGCCGGCAATCATTTCGCCGGGGCTGCCGAAAAAGATATTGAAACTAGGTCCCCCCGACTTCGGCAGTGTGAGCCCGGGCATGTACCTGTTGAAGCCCCACGTCTACGAAGCACTGCAGCCCCTGTGGGAAGATGCCGGCGAAACCTATCCGGCGGAAACGAGCCGCGGACCATACCTGCTGTTTCATGTCACCAAGCAGGTCGATTGCCTTGATCGAGATCAATCGAAAGTCTGGTACTCCGACGAAGAGCGAACTAAGGTCCGGTCGGTGAGTCGTTATAAGTTTCATGAAAAAGCGATGCAGGGAAGCAGCCTTTTTCGCCTCCCCGAAACGTATAGGCTCGAGGCGTTCACATCTCAACAAGTGAAAGATATCGCTTTGGCCGAAGGCTTCACGGGCTTCTTTTTTGAAAAGTTGCGTCTGGCGGACTAG
- a CDS encoding DUF7832 domain-containing protein, which translates to MKYDDASWHYGSDNFPKDLSEEAGGTHIGMFVAWAVLSGLGSSQFEQDFTELVEKLKARQITPGAFFMAACDGKFTSSELNETGQEFTDDYFDMEAGEYIEDYEELLAEDVDSIYEIEDSWANYDLLKPVLDERLADWKEYAQES; encoded by the coding sequence ATGAAATACGACGACGCCTCGTGGCATTACGGTTCGGACAACTTCCCCAAAGATCTGTCCGAAGAAGCAGGCGGTACGCACATCGGTATGTTCGTGGCCTGGGCAGTATTGTCGGGCTTGGGTAGTTCGCAGTTCGAGCAGGATTTCACAGAGCTCGTCGAGAAGCTCAAGGCTCGCCAGATCACGCCGGGGGCCTTCTTCATGGCGGCCTGCGATGGGAAGTTCACCAGCTCAGAACTCAACGAGACCGGTCAGGAGTTCACCGATGATTACTTTGACATGGAAGCCGGCGAGTATATCGAAGACTACGAAGAACTTCTCGCGGAAGATGTCGACAGTATCTATGAGATCGAAGATAGCTGGGCCAACTACGACCTACTGAAACCGGTTCTGGATGAACGCCTGGCCGATTGGAAAGAGTATGCCCAAGAGTCGTGA
- a CDS encoding PIG-L deacetylase family protein, giving the protein MLISLRNGLLLVAALVLFVGLKPAVAQAQSPEATEADSGKKLRIICFGAHPDDAEYKSGGSAIKWAKQGHHVKLVSVTNGDIGHWQMSGGELAQRRAAESAEVAKRMGVTSEVLDIHDGELMPTLENRRKITRLIRDWKADIVISHRPWDYHPDHRNVGVLVQDAAFMVLVPYFCPDTPALEKNPVFLYSSDRFQKPYPFRPDVAVSLDDVFEEKVDALMALESQIFEGGALGSPEFVAKVPPASQPELRRAYLHDRWVKRQGGEAKQYRGLLQQWYGEELGNKIQFAETFEVCEYGRQPTPEELRELFPFFPAR; this is encoded by the coding sequence ATGCTCATCTCCCTCCGCAATGGCCTCCTCCTGGTGGCCGCTCTTGTGTTGTTTGTTGGACTGAAACCTGCCGTCGCCCAGGCCCAGTCGCCTGAGGCCACCGAGGCCGACTCCGGCAAGAAGCTGCGTATCATTTGCTTCGGCGCCCATCCGGACGATGCCGAATACAAGAGTGGCGGGTCAGCTATCAAGTGGGCCAAGCAAGGGCACCACGTGAAGCTTGTCTCGGTAACCAATGGCGACATCGGCCATTGGCAGATGTCCGGTGGTGAACTGGCCCAGCGCCGCGCGGCCGAATCGGCGGAAGTCGCCAAGCGGATGGGAGTCACATCGGAAGTACTCGACATTCACGACGGCGAACTGATGCCGACCTTGGAGAACCGCCGGAAGATCACGCGTCTGATCCGCGACTGGAAAGCCGATATCGTGATCAGCCATCGTCCGTGGGATTACCATCCCGATCACCGTAATGTCGGTGTGCTTGTGCAGGACGCGGCGTTCATGGTGTTGGTACCATACTTCTGTCCCGATACGCCGGCGCTTGAAAAGAACCCGGTCTTCCTCTATTCGAGCGACCGTTTTCAAAAGCCGTATCCTTTCCGTCCCGATGTCGCCGTTTCGCTGGACGACGTGTTCGAGGAAAAGGTCGACGCGTTGATGGCCTTGGAATCGCAGATCTTTGAAGGGGGCGCCCTGGGCAGTCCTGAGTTTGTGGCGAAAGTCCCGCCTGCCTCGCAGCCAGAACTGCGTCGCGCGTACCTGCACGATCGCTGGGTCAAACGCCAAGGGGGCGAAGCCAAGCAGTACCGCGGCCTGCTGCAGCAATGGTACGGAGAAGAACTCGGCAACAAGATTCAATTCGCCGAGACCTTTGAGGTGTGCGAATATGGTCGCCAGCCAACCCCGGAAGAACTGCGGGAACTATTTCCCTTCTTCCCTGCGCGGTGA
- a CDS encoding cupin domain-containing protein: MNWFTRPWMISLGLVVIGGLSMVWAHDPGGPLKVTVLAKSVDAWDGKPLPAYPKGQPEITILRIVIPAGSKTPLHLHTVINAGVLLKGELDVHMENGKTLKLKAGDSLIEVVEKPHWGQNNGKTDAEIIVFYAGVQGEKVTKELDDHDHDHPSGL; encoded by the coding sequence ATGAACTGGTTCACACGCCCCTGGATGATTTCTCTTGGACTGGTTGTGATTGGTGGGCTGAGCATGGTCTGGGCTCACGATCCAGGCGGTCCGCTGAAAGTCACCGTTTTGGCCAAGTCGGTCGATGCCTGGGATGGCAAGCCGCTGCCGGCCTACCCGAAGGGGCAACCGGAGATCACCATTCTGCGGATCGTGATTCCCGCTGGCTCGAAGACGCCGCTGCATCTGCACACGGTGATCAACGCTGGGGTTCTACTCAAGGGTGAACTCGACGTGCACATGGAGAATGGGAAAACCTTAAAGCTCAAAGCCGGCGACTCGTTAATCGAAGTGGTTGAGAAGCCGCACTGGGGACAGAACAACGGCAAGACCGATGCCGAGATCATCGTCTTCTACGCCGGCGTTCAAGGCGAGAAGGTTACCAAGGAACTCGATGATCATGACCACGATCATCCATCTGGTCTCTAA
- a CDS encoding DUF6331 family protein, giving the protein MAKPNPNDISIGEGRWIEFRNSDWQQAEPLDGDLKHVADFLNRLETECDAGCCGIDAYTFWEKDISSAVESFEVHELLQRFAEISDKIASRDTETYFSERMNNYFHRQTILALFEHIMVTLHRLKDETNPS; this is encoded by the coding sequence ATGGCCAAACCAAATCCAAATGACATTTCAATAGGCGAAGGCCGGTGGATCGAGTTTCGTAATTCCGACTGGCAGCAGGCAGAACCACTCGACGGTGATCTTAAGCATGTTGCTGATTTTCTGAACCGCCTGGAAACAGAGTGTGACGCCGGTTGCTGCGGTATCGATGCTTACACGTTTTGGGAAAAAGACATTTCCTCTGCCGTCGAATCATTCGAAGTCCACGAATTACTTCAACGCTTTGCAGAGATCTCGGATAAGATCGCCAGTCGAGATACTGAGACCTACTTCAGCGAACGAATGAACAACTATTTCCATCGACAGACGATTTTGGCACTCTTCGAACATATCATGGTGACTTTGCATAGACTGAAGGATGAGACGAATCCTTCTTGA
- a CDS encoding heme-binding protein, with the protein MSAKWALSLLAIVMLWTVSLTAQADNLPPAAKLDAPLPDGWPEPSAPGEIEVKQYPAYRSAVAKSGMKMDRADGILFWQLFAHIQANEIAMTAPVVNTYNTSGESDQVEMEFLYRTTKQGEAGNGLGQVKVEDHPEQTFATLVVQGKMNAEVYQTSLKELQAWLEKNPQWKQNGDPRRLGYHGPMTPQAKRLWEVQIPVEAVEAK; encoded by the coding sequence ATGTCTGCTAAATGGGCTCTCAGCCTGCTCGCGATCGTGATGTTGTGGACCGTTTCCCTCACGGCTCAAGCGGATAACCTACCGCCAGCGGCCAAGCTCGACGCGCCGCTACCTGACGGTTGGCCTGAACCATCCGCCCCTGGTGAGATCGAAGTGAAACAGTATCCGGCCTATCGTAGTGCGGTGGCCAAGAGCGGTATGAAGATGGACCGTGCCGATGGGATACTCTTTTGGCAGTTGTTTGCCCACATTCAAGCCAACGAAATCGCCATGACGGCTCCCGTCGTCAACACGTACAATACGTCCGGCGAGAGTGATCAAGTCGAGATGGAATTCTTGTACCGCACCACCAAGCAAGGCGAAGCCGGCAACGGTCTTGGCCAGGTTAAGGTCGAAGACCATCCAGAGCAAACCTTCGCAACGTTGGTCGTGCAAGGCAAGATGAACGCCGAGGTGTACCAAACCTCTTTGAAAGAGCTCCAGGCGTGGCTCGAGAAGAATCCCCAGTGGAAGCAAAATGGAGATCCTCGTCGCCTCGGCTATCACGGCCCGATGACACCCCAGGCAAAACGTCTCTGGGAGGTTCAAATCCCCGTAGAAGCAGTGGAAGCGAAATGA
- a CDS encoding DUF1559 family PulG-like putative transporter codes for MSRRGFTLVELLVVIAIIGVLIALLLPAVQQAREAARRMECTNKIKQLLIASHNVHDTYRVFPPAGGKSGAHNARVERKGPFHNLAGSFFFHILPYIEENALYDKAIAASGNMDSTVNSRRVNNYIIEAFRCPSARSPAASTGYGYPTGPDGTHAISNYGVNYMAFCEKSNNNQEGASNIASITDGLTNTVFFAERYGQCTSNRSSLWANSSGTWAPQICRGRNPNNATCPVFQVTPIYTSAGDASSGGSSPHPGAMNIGLGDGSVRNVAATIEAAVWHNLTNPVDGNVVGEF; via the coding sequence ATGTCCCGTCGTGGATTTACTCTCGTCGAGTTATTGGTGGTGATTGCGATTATTGGTGTGCTCATCGCACTGCTTCTTCCTGCGGTGCAACAGGCTCGCGAAGCTGCCCGTCGCATGGAGTGCACAAACAAGATCAAGCAGTTGCTGATCGCCTCGCACAACGTGCACGACACCTATCGTGTCTTCCCACCAGCCGGTGGAAAGTCGGGGGCACACAACGCTCGTGTCGAACGAAAGGGGCCGTTCCATAACCTGGCCGGATCGTTCTTCTTTCATATCTTGCCGTACATTGAAGAGAACGCCTTGTACGACAAGGCCATTGCCGCCAGCGGCAACATGGACAGCACAGTCAATAGCCGCCGCGTGAACAACTACATCATCGAGGCCTTCCGTTGCCCCTCGGCCCGCAGTCCGGCTGCGTCGACCGGCTATGGATATCCGACCGGCCCTGATGGGACGCATGCGATTTCGAATTACGGTGTGAATTACATGGCGTTCTGCGAAAAGTCCAACAACAACCAGGAAGGGGCATCGAATATCGCATCGATTACCGATGGTCTGACCAATACGGTCTTCTTTGCCGAACGTTACGGCCAGTGCACCTCGAACCGCTCGAGCCTGTGGGCGAATTCGTCCGGAACATGGGCGCCCCAGATTTGCCGTGGTCGCAATCCGAACAATGCGACTTGTCCTGTCTTTCAAGTGACGCCGATCTATACCAGTGCCGGCGACGCCAGCAGCGGGGGCAGCTCGCCACATCCAGGGGCGATGAACATCGGCCTGGGAGACGGCAGCGTCAGAAATGTAGCCGCCACGATCGAAGCGGCTGTCTGGCACAATCTGACTAACCCAGTCGATGGCAACGTGGTTGGTGAATTCTAG
- a CDS encoding DcaP family trimeric outer membrane transporter, protein MKTMFHHFQTPRPVTSGIHWARCLVVVVVWISASCLQADDWFRDAEEAYPSVTSNFGEQFAYPLAVTSQAGEVMLASHYQPVVTAAANLQPTELTPPQPPNLLPVSTTFLQPAAETVVSMDPVLQNFSGQQFMSDSRRLDIGFDFYSAPSFDDGLILYGNNVAMKIGGYVKADFIYDFDPIDSTDSFVTTDIPVGAPPRTNSRFHARQTRMSFDTRWLATDNHVVRIYVEGDFFSDDNQFRLRHAYGESGHLLVGRTFTTFTDTSAAPATLDFEGSVSAVNRRQAQARWTTFFLREDIELAVAVEDTRFIIDVPMGVMGESRSPSPDFVGHLRWDKEWGQFQVASLHRIGGFQPDGEEVITRYAWGFNFTGAMLVRPRTKAYYQIVFGDGIGSYRDLPDAAPISATQSDLLSMVGWMVGMTHEWNDEWASNFTYAENTLDNLPGQDGDDVHETTYLAVNLIWQPSDRIRIGTEYLYGIRENINGDIGAANRLQTSFIFDLP, encoded by the coding sequence ATGAAGACAATGTTTCACCATTTCCAAACACCGCGGCCTGTCACCTCAGGCATACACTGGGCTCGCTGCCTGGTTGTGGTGGTCGTTTGGATATCGGCAAGTTGTCTTCAGGCCGACGACTGGTTTCGTGATGCGGAAGAAGCCTATCCCAGCGTCACGTCCAACTTTGGCGAGCAGTTCGCTTATCCGCTTGCCGTCACCTCACAGGCAGGCGAAGTAATGCTGGCATCGCACTATCAGCCGGTGGTAACAGCGGCGGCCAACCTTCAGCCAACCGAGTTGACGCCACCGCAGCCTCCGAACTTGTTGCCGGTCTCGACAACGTTTTTGCAGCCGGCGGCCGAGACGGTCGTTTCCATGGATCCCGTTCTGCAGAACTTCTCGGGCCAGCAGTTCATGAGTGATTCGCGCCGGCTCGATATTGGCTTCGACTTTTACTCGGCTCCATCCTTCGACGATGGATTGATCCTCTACGGCAATAACGTCGCCATGAAAATTGGCGGCTACGTGAAGGCCGACTTCATCTACGACTTCGATCCGATCGACTCGACCGATTCCTTCGTGACGACCGATATCCCGGTCGGTGCACCACCACGAACGAACTCCCGATTTCATGCTCGGCAGACGCGTATGAGTTTCGATACGCGCTGGCTGGCGACCGACAATCATGTCGTTCGCATTTACGTCGAAGGGGATTTCTTCAGCGATGACAATCAGTTTCGCCTGCGACATGCCTATGGCGAGTCGGGGCACCTGCTAGTCGGACGAACCTTTACCACGTTCACCGATACCTCGGCGGCCCCTGCAACGCTCGACTTTGAAGGCTCAGTCTCGGCGGTCAATCGCCGTCAGGCCCAGGCTCGCTGGACGACCTTCTTCCTGCGGGAAGATATTGAGCTGGCTGTCGCGGTCGAAGATACCCGCTTCATCATCGATGTTCCGATGGGCGTGATGGGTGAGTCACGCTCCCCTTCCCCGGACTTTGTCGGGCACTTGCGATGGGACAAGGAATGGGGGCAGTTCCAGGTTGCATCACTACATCGCATCGGTGGCTTTCAGCCGGACGGCGAAGAGGTGATTACGCGTTATGCGTGGGGCTTCAATTTCACGGGAGCCATGCTCGTACGTCCCCGCACCAAGGCCTACTACCAGATCGTCTTTGGTGACGGGATCGGCAGTTACCGTGACCTTCCGGATGCCGCTCCGATTTCGGCAACCCAGAGTGATCTGCTAAGCATGGTTGGCTGGATGGTCGGGATGACGCACGAATGGAATGACGAGTGGGCGTCGAACTTCACGTACGCCGAAAACACACTGGATAACCTGCCAGGGCAAGATGGCGATGATGTCCACGAGACGACCTACCTGGCGGTTAACTTGATCTGGCAACCGTCCGATCGAATTCGCATTGGCACCGAATACCTGTACGGTATCCGCGAGAATATCAACGGCGATATCGGTGCCGCCAACCGTTTGCAGACGTCGTTTATTTTCGATCTTCCATGA
- a CDS encoding lactate/malate dehydrogenase family protein translates to MKITIVGTGRVGAAIAFAATINPMASELLLLNRTRDTAEGEAIDLSHATATQNSSMRIRAGDIADSAGSDVIIFTASVPYGDPNRKRSALASDNLAILQHWIPPLAEASPDAIIIMVSNPVDAMTFAALKLSGFPPHRVLGTGTLLDSVRYRAMLSTELEIHADDIRAYILGEHGDTQFAAHSLSMTGGERFYPSDMSRRLFEKTVNVGYEVSRLKGHTSYGIALGTMMILDSIVYDLRHTMPVSVLIEDYFGVKDVCLSLPAVIGRQGITRVLRPPLSEDEQAAFKRCGEAVGNCIRGMGTIMEDRK, encoded by the coding sequence ATGAAAATCACCATCGTTGGCACCGGTCGCGTCGGAGCAGCGATCGCGTTCGCGGCAACCATCAATCCCATGGCCAGCGAACTGCTGCTCTTAAATCGCACACGAGACACGGCCGAAGGCGAGGCGATCGATCTTTCGCATGCCACGGCCACCCAAAACAGTAGCATGCGCATTCGGGCTGGTGATATCGCCGATTCGGCTGGATCGGATGTGATCATCTTCACCGCGTCGGTTCCTTACGGCGATCCCAATCGCAAGCGGTCGGCACTGGCCAGCGACAACCTGGCAATCCTCCAGCACTGGATCCCTCCACTAGCCGAAGCCAGTCCTGACGCGATCATCATCATGGTCAGTAACCCGGTCGATGCAATGACCTTCGCGGCGCTGAAGCTCTCGGGATTTCCGCCTCATCGCGTGCTAGGAACAGGAACGTTGCTCGATAGCGTTCGCTACCGCGCGATGCTGTCGACCGAACTCGAAATCCACGCCGACGACATCCGAGCCTACATCCTGGGGGAACATGGCGACACGCAGTTCGCGGCGCATTCGTTGTCGATGACCGGCGGCGAGCGTTTTTACCCAAGTGATATGTCGCGACGTCTATTCGAGAAGACCGTAAACGTCGGCTACGAAGTCTCACGGCTCAAAGGGCATACCAGCTACGGCATCGCGCTTGGGACGATGATGATCCTGGACAGTATCGTCTACGATCTTCGTCATACGATGCCGGTTAGCGTGTTGATTGAAGACTACTTCGGCGTGAAGGACGTCTGCTTGAGTTTGCCGGCGGTCATCGGTCGGCAAGGCATCACACGCGTGCTACGGCCGCCCCTTTCGGAAGACGAACAGGCCGCGTTCAAACGCTGCGGAGAAGCAGTTGGTAATTGCATTCGCGGCATGGGCACGATCATGGAAGATCGAAAATAA
- a CDS encoding sulfatase family protein yields MKTTLLAILFTLLTSSLFAAERPNILLFTADDLHAGSLGVYGGKPKDLTPNLDAFAAESMKFNRAHVNAAICAPCRAIIATGRYSHRSGAMGFMPAREDVPDIVNTLQAAGYHAGILGKVPHSTPKKSMNWDYAFDQKDLGNGRNPQIYYERAKTFLKECKDADKPFYFMVNSHDPHRPYCNPEKLTKGAAMPSKVYMAEDVDVPGFLPDLPGVREELATYMNSTRRLDDTFGSVMQALEESGEADNTLVLFITDNGIAVPFAKCNAWFHSTRSPLLVRWPGRIQPGSVDDQNFVSVVDFFPTFLDVTKAAGPEGLDGRSFLPLLKGEKQEGREYVFTQIDSKAGGAAVPMRCVQNENFGYIYNPFSNGEYWYRNNNEGKTMAAMNEAAKTDPAIQARVDLFRYRVPEEFYDLKKDPDCLHNLIDNPEYADQIKELQKQLVAHMKATEDPMLAAFANRDDRAKVDEVLNATYGNWKAKGMRRKK; encoded by the coding sequence ATGAAGACAACACTCCTGGCTATCCTCTTCACGCTTCTGACCAGCTCGCTGTTCGCGGCCGAGCGTCCTAATATTCTGCTCTTTACCGCCGATGACCTGCACGCGGGATCGCTTGGCGTTTACGGTGGTAAACCGAAAGACCTCACGCCGAATCTCGATGCCTTTGCGGCCGAGAGCATGAAGTTCAACCGGGCTCATGTGAATGCCGCGATCTGTGCCCCGTGCCGAGCGATCATCGCGACGGGGCGTTACAGCCATCGCTCCGGCGCGATGGGCTTCATGCCGGCTCGGGAAGACGTGCCGGATATCGTGAACACATTGCAAGCGGCCGGATATCACGCAGGTATCCTGGGCAAGGTTCCTCACTCGACGCCGAAGAAGTCGATGAACTGGGACTACGCGTTCGATCAAAAGGATCTGGGCAACGGACGCAATCCACAGATTTACTACGAGCGTGCGAAGACCTTTCTTAAAGAGTGCAAGGATGCGGACAAGCCGTTCTACTTCATGGTCAACTCGCACGATCCGCATCGTCCGTATTGCAATCCAGAGAAGCTCACCAAGGGAGCCGCTATGCCCTCGAAGGTGTACATGGCGGAAGACGTCGACGTGCCAGGCTTCCTGCCTGACCTGCCGGGCGTTCGTGAAGAACTGGCGACCTACATGAACTCGACCCGGCGGCTCGATGATACGTTTGGCAGCGTGATGCAGGCCCTCGAAGAGTCCGGCGAAGCCGACAACACGCTGGTGCTGTTCATCACCGATAACGGCATTGCCGTTCCTTTCGCTAAGTGCAACGCTTGGTTCCATAGTACCCGCAGTCCGCTATTAGTGCGGTGGCCAGGACGTATTCAGCCAGGCTCGGTCGACGATCAGAATTTCGTCTCGGTCGTTGACTTCTTCCCGACGTTCCTCGATGTAACTAAGGCCGCTGGTCCGGAAGGGCTCGACGGTCGTTCGTTCCTGCCGCTTCTCAAAGGCGAGAAGCAAGAGGGGCGTGAATACGTCTTCACGCAGATCGACTCCAAGGCCGGCGGGGCTGCCGTGCCGATGCGCTGTGTGCAGAACGAAAACTTTGGCTACATCTACAATCCCTTCAGCAACGGCGAGTACTGGTATCGCAACAACAACGAAGGTAAGACGATGGCCGCAATGAATGAGGCCGCCAAGACCGACCCAGCCATCCAGGCCCGCGTCGATCTTTTCCGCTACCGTGTGCCGGAAGAGTTTTACGATTTGAAGAAGGATCCAGACTGCTTGCACAACTTGATCGACAACCCCGAGTATGCTGACCAGATCAAAGAGCTTCAAAAGCAGCTGGTCGCTCACATGAAAGCAACCGAAGACCCAATGCTGGCAGCGTTCGCCAATCGCGACGATCGCGCGAAGGTCGATGAGGTGCTCAATGCGACCTACGGCAACTGGAAAGCGAAGGGGATGCGCAGGAAGAAGTAG